ACAATTTAagcacaatatattttataagtgaACGAATGTTCAGCAATTCTTTTTAATAGGTaacttttaagtattttttaaaattttcatcagtcatcaaagctcagtaaatattggtcacaaacacagagatttactcactaaaatagtatttttttttaattggtcttCCCGTTAACACCATTTTATTCCATGGTCAACtgaatactggattctgattggctggcaggtatgcagtaaaaccgtttaatgcacaggtagttcaGTTTAATCACTGTTCTATATTAATGCACTGCTTTAATTGATGTACACAAACCAACACACATCACTcgcacacaaatgcacacacaaacagatagagagagataaagagagagGTCTAAGATCACAGATCgcactgcacacacacataaacttgTTGTCAACACTTCCCCAccattttcattaataaaatagcctaGATACTAGATGGCTACTTTATATTCCTCAGCAAAGAGGTGGTAAAATTGCTGTTTATGAATTAATTTGTTGTTTGTAGAGAGAGATCCGCAGACACAGCATACAGGTAACACACACAACTGTCATCTCTCTCTCAATAATTAATTTAAGTAAATGCTATAagtcattcaaataaatgtgatcttactgcactatttcatctctgtgtctgatttgaAGTGGGCAGAATGCTAGAGCCTCAATGTGCAGTAACTGATGAAAGTAACCATTATTTTTACCCATTTGGTCAAATATTGCACTGCATAGAGCAGTACTAGTTTTAACTTGTCTATAACTTGGCAAATGACTATGGAATAAGCAGGATAATCAACGGTTTGCCGCGcattaaagaattttaaatgCACTCCTCTTTGCGTCGGGTGGTTCTTGGCCTCTGCATCATgcttttaaaattctttaaaggagaactccacttccaaacaattcacaaataatttactcacccccttgtcatccaagatgttcatgtctttctgtcttcagtcgtgaaaaaataatgttttttgaggaaagcatttcaggatttttctccaaataatgaACTtaattggtgccctgattttgaacttccaaatcgcagcttcaaagggctctaaacgatcccagcagaggaagaagggtcatatctagcgaaacaatccgtatttttatttggaaaaaaaaaatttgtatactttttgagcgcaaaagctcgtgtagcacaggctctgggatgcgtgttcactACGCTACGTGGAACATAgacggaactacagacccagtgtttacaaattgaacgcgcaaagactaagaaagtgcaagtaagtcaaacgttgtttacaaacaaaaaggtacaacgatgttggatgattctgaagttgtaggagaaaataacatggggtttttcgacatactctacctttttgagtcggggtacacagacaatgaacttagatgtgattcgtagtagtgatgggaagttcggatcattttgcagactcggacctttgagtctcgttcagcaaaatgaacaaatcttttttcgagtcatttcaatcattttagcaaaatcagcatcacgtgacagccccataagatgaacgagcgactcgaaaaacccgaagactcgaaacaggtgaactaattccaatacagaacctaataggatgttgtgcatgtgcAGCTGAACGAATCACTTTCCGAgacaactcgttcttcccgagtcacattaaagatttgttcagaaTGAATGAATCGGTTCAAGAATAACCTGTGggcgcgcatcccagagccttggctacacaagcttttgtgcttaaaaagtatacaaatttttatttttcgaaaacaatgactgatcgtttcactaaataagacccttcttcctcggctgggattctttagagccctttgaagctgcatttaaactgcatttttgaagttcaaattcggggcaccaatgaataccgttatatgcagaaaaatcctgaaatgttttcctcaaaaaaacatattttttttacgactgaagacagaaagacatgaacatcttgaatgacaagggggtgagtaaattatttgtaaattgttattctggaagtggacttctcctttaacgcaCGGCAAACCATTGATTATCCCTTacgtattgttcattcagactgattcacgaacacgcacaaacacaagaggtggAATTTATCACATGGACTGGTCACAGCcagtcatgtgactttcccccattcctGCTCAATTCCTCCCCACCAAACTTACTGCActctttagggggtctgttaaaactcagtgggctcaggggaggcgagagagacatGGACTACTGCTGAAATTTTACctgctgttggacaatgtttttttttttttagaaaaatgagtgatttatacactttttaatgttacacCCCAGTCAACGAGACATAAACGACATAAAAAAACTAAGTGGAACGCAGCCCTAGtcagttgagtaaatgattccaATGACTCACTCGTAAAGAGTCACTTGTTGTTGGAAAGAGTATATTAGAAATCCCCACAAATCAGAAATTTGATTTGGCCAATCAAAGAAAAACGTAAAATTTTAttctcatctcatttttttgtttctcacaTCTCTTTAGGTTTTAGTGACACAGATGACGATGAAGACACCTCCACAGTAATTGTGCGGTACCCAGAATTCAAAGCAGATTCGACTCAGGAGCCTGTCTATAGCAGCAGCCCCAGCTTGGATTCCTCTATTTCCAAAGAGcaggacaaaatcagcataGACACATTCATCGACTCAGATGTGGGACAAGAGGTGCGATCGCTCACCCATTTCAGTCATACTGATTCTGACACTATCAAAGCTTTTGCTGACTCCCACTGCTCCGAAAACCTGCACATCCTGCAAAACTGTGACATCTTGTGATACTTTTGATATTGCCCCTTTTTGACTCAACATCACTGTTGTGTTTTATCCTTCAATCTTGTTATTGAATCTCTTCACTTTTTCCGACACTATCTACAAGCTGAACAGTTTTTTGTGTCAGCAATTTCGATGTTAagttgtctttctctctctgtctctctcgctGTTTTTTAGAATACTGACCATCAGACAGAAAAGCCCCGGGTCACTGCTGAAGCCACCAGCTCACCGAGCGTTGAAAAAGATGCTGACCGGCGTCATGAGCCTCACACAGAAAATCTCTTCCAAAGGACAGAAGTGCTGGCAGGTATGTTCAGAATGAACAACATTCAGAAGAGTGATTCTTCAATTAGGGGAACCTTTTAGTCCCCTATTAAAGTTTTGAAGacgaaaatgctttaaaaatgcaatttccattaattattatagttttaatttgtcTCTTCAatcactttaaatgttaatttgctATAATGCCTCTATTTTGGGCTTGTCCTCGCTTCAGACCTTTCAAATGATGTTAAAgtcaaaaaaagtctaaaaatcaattttctaaaaattaaaattctattttgcacatttgacttagaatgtttagttttaatatatatatatatatatatatatatatatatatagatgtttaaatgttaatattacatTGGCTTGTCCGTGGTCCAGACCTTttatcttaaaaaacaaaaaacaaaatgtatatagttttaattagtctctttaataataatcaaaaaaacgTCTCAAAAtcaattaactaaaaataaaaaaaaatcagttatcTTAAAATCTAAATTCTACTTTGCATATTTgccttaaaacttaaaacagttaagttttagtttattgttttgtggttgttattgttgttttatgttaattggctataatatttctattttgggCTTGTTCCTTTGGGCCTTTTAAAtgatctaaaaatctaaaaaacagTTATCTAAACATCTAAAttctactttttaaaatatttttatttattttatttgtttttttagtttatttatttatttatttttatatttatgtgtacaattttaccatttttaaatgttagtttGCTATAATGGCTCTATTTTTGGGCTTGTCTTTGGTTCagactttttatcttaaaataaaaaacaaacaaaacaaataataataataataataataatttctctctctctctctctcttttttccattttgtagagtatttaaatgttaatttgctATAATTCCTCTGTTTTGGGCTTGTCTTTAGTCTAGACCTTCTAAATGAtcttacaaattaaaaaaagtctaaaaatcaaaattttgatgTGCACTTTTGCCTTATAActtaaaacaaagttttattgAGTTATGATTGAGTTTGAGAACAGTTTGTTTATGATGGAAATGAGAAATAATGAGGAGCATATTTATGCCAAAGCAGCAGAATGACCAATTTGGTAaagattttaataaatgtttttatttttttaatggattgGTAGTTGACTTCTTGTGTTACAAATTTTTAAGATGTacccattttttaaattaattaattaattaatctattattattattattattattttatttatttatttatattttttaccaaacattggaaaatgtcagtaaaataataatagtattatttattttacaccaaatcgaataaaaaataatcacaagaTATTCAAGGTAGATCAGGCATGtaatcaaatctttttttctcaggacaTAAATGTTTTCAGATTAAACATTGTTCAaagtttttttcattgtttcaaGATTTTTTACCTATTGAAGTAGTCAGAAGTACCCATAATTAGACAATCATCCCAAACCATTGAACAATTTTCTATAAATTCTGTATGATGACAAAAAAAGGTCTCTTTGTCACATTTCattgatattttgattaatttaaattccGTTTAAATTGCATCTGTGAGTTTTTGTTGAAGTACTTGAATATTGTTAGtgttagatattattattataaacaatactCTTTTTTGACAAAGTGTAATTTTTCTTGATGCAGCGGTTATAGCCGGCGGAGTGATCGGCTTCCTGTTTGCCGTCTTCCTCATCCTCCTCCTGGTGTACCGCATGAGAAAGAAGGACGAGGGGAGCTACGACCTTGGAGAGCGCAAGCCTCCCAGCTCGGCCTATCAGAAGGCTCCGAGTAAAGAGTTCTACGCCTGAACGACCAATCATTGCCAACAGTAACATCGTTATGACAACCAACTCCTCTCCAAGAGTTAACGGCGGATCGGTAGCACAACGAGGGGATTTTTTTGTACGGGGAACctttactcatttaaaaatgtaacaaaaacgTAATTTTGCTTCACGAAGCCAATCGGGgcttgtattttctttttttgggatAAAAACGTCAAAGATTGTTTCTCTATggtttttgaaaacagttgtcgTCAGTGTATGAAGGTAAATCATTGCTCACAGGTTTTAGTCATCGACTACTTTGTAACAGTAGAGGTACGTTTTATTAAAGAACAAGACAATTCCGGGATGCAAGTCCTGGGTTATATCTGATACCTTTAATTTTCCACTGATTACATTGCAGTAACTTATCTCAGTGTGGACTTTATTAGTAACTTAATTTTCATCTCATCATTTTTGTAAAGGGGTTTTTCTCCCTTGGCTTGTGCCATTTTGTTCTTCggtcaaaatgaatgtttgtatTTCCGTCTGGCCAACATCAAATCAATTTTTCagaatgtttaaatgtattttgttatatttcatgTTTCTAATGTAGTTGGTACAGTGTTAAGTCCCTGAAAGTTCAAAATCTAGTTTGCCTGAAGCCAAGAACACACTACTCTGTACTTGTGCTCTTTTATTCTTTCTCTTTTCATGTCAGACACATGCAGGTTAAGTCTCTTAGAAAAATCATTGTACTTGACTGGACTTGACTGAAAGTCTGCGACATCATTCATAGCACTGCAGCAATTTACTGAAATTACTTTAACCATTATAAAAGTTTGCGTTGCACAAAAGCTCATCAAGGTCAAGAACGTTTTGTTTTTCCACAAAACTATTTAATACCCACTTACCCACCGCTTGGAagggggaagaaaaaaaagtccattAGAATAAGATATGGATTTTTTCACATGAATTCCGTCTTCATTTTGAACAAGTGTAAGAGACCAAGAATGAATCTTCCATGACAGGTTAACATCATTTACCCAGTAGAAGTCGTCAGTATTACTGATTTTTACGCCCACACTGTTCTCAATCAACAGATTTCCACCGTTCACTGTTGACTGGAACCGTAATGAAGCCCATTTTTCTTGATTTCATAATATTATCCCTCATGCGGAAGCAGCTTTTGCAAAGATTTCTCCTTTGTTTTTGACTCGAGCATATTCTGCTGAATGTCTCTGACCTTCCAAAGACTCAAACAGTGTTGTTAACAGTGATGGTGATTAATAACGTGAATCACATCTGCTCATTTTTCCTCTTCTTTTCGTGTGCATTTCCATTGTTTCTTTCAAAGACCTGACCATTTAGAGTCAACGACGTCTCTGTATATGTTAATATACAATAATTTAtagaatataattatttatatactacatATTGTATGTAATATGttagttaaaaaaatctatgaaaatgtatattcacaaatgttttagAAGCCCTTGAAGTGCCTACTGTTCTGAAACAGTTCTACAGGGATTTGAGGACATTTGTGCATCGGATTGATGTTAAAAGCTGGAACTGGAGAAATGTGATGAGTGGTAATGtcacagaaacagaaacagtattgtatttcataaaaaaaacactactgaataaacattttctcaTGGTATTTTAATTACGTTTCTTGCGCATCAACTTGAATTCAACCTGTATGCACCTCTCTTTGAAAATGACTCTCAACAGTCGCTGTGTGTATATGAATATGTACATGATGAATCAATATGCATGCCAAGTGGCTCTCAAGTCTCTCTTTGGACCATCAAACACAAGCTGTGGTGGAAATGTAACACTTCTGAAGAAGACTGCTCTGGGATTTGTCCCTAGACGTTCTGACAGGAAAATGTATAAGCTGCCACAAAGGCTGTTTCTGAAAGAATCTCACACTTAGTTATCACAACACCTGTCCATAAACTGTTCTAGAAAATATGTGCATAAACATGCATGTAGTTGCACAAGCCCCCACTCTTCTAAATTAGCatgattttgttaataaatatgtaGTGTTGCCAAGTCATGACATCAAATTTGTAAGCCCGGAACACCAATTTTGAAGGTTTAATATCAAACCAAATTATTTGAGATGAAcgtatagagtgttttcacaatgcgCCATCAATTGGCCATTTtagcggcactgaatgtaaacagtgcGAGTGAACCGAATGAAACTTGcgtattttgctgattattgctgctgaaaatggtcaattattgtcatgtacTTATCGGTCGGAGCGGgagaaacatttggagtactataggctgccaaaagttataagagtgcaaaaaactgtctgaggaacaaaaggcattcaTGGTTGAACCAGAatttccagagcaagaatcAACAACATTTGTGTTCTTATCAATTCCAGTGAGATAGGTGAAATATTAAGCTAAGAGATCTGCTCGTATGTAACTTATCTTTACCACccattaactttagtttgtcaaaacattgtgccctttcctgcttactaagtccttctctatatgatttagcagattccacacatttttttcccgTGGTTTAgtcagcataaattagcagagcaacgtattcagtagtccACTAGCCATGCAATCCatggtgttgtttacatccgagtatcgccaatatggccacgcatccAGGTAAATGTAGcctagtttatttaaaatatctgcaaATAATATATGCACACGTGAAGACATGATAAGTCTCAAAAAACATATGAGGTGTCACATCACATTCAATAAAGTATTACATGAATTACTAgcaaaatttcacaaaaagcatgtcttattTGATTTGATCAGACATCTCAGTCATTTTGAGCACTGCTACTGTAGgtcttccctggtgaaaaaaccagcatatgctggtagatgtgttttgatgctgggatgctggttaggtatgttttgatgctggtttaagctggtccttagctggtttatgctggtcatgttgctggtcaaggaccagcataaaccagcaaaggaccagcttaaaccagcaccaaaacatacctaccagcatatgctgtttttttcaccagtgttaataataataagacaaaGAAGAAGAGATCTTATGGAAATTcctatagattttttaaaaacaaaaaatgttttcaacctGGTTAACACATTTACATCCTGCTCTGTAAATTAGATACAGTACACCGTCAATTTTTGCTTCATAAGAACTTAAACGGTTACTGCAACGTTATTGTGAAAGGTGACTCGTGTTGGATACTAAACGCGTTTTGTATGATTGTCCCACGGCTCCTGCCGTAGCCACTTGAGTGCAATGTTTTGAAGGTACGTACAGTGCTGTGTTTTCATTGTGGTAAATGCCGGTAAattgtttacacatttttaataattagctATTTAAATGAcgcatttaagtattttaatatcCTTTCCCAAAAAACAAGAATAAGCCGTTATGTGGTGTACTTCTTTTGCAGATAGCAAAGAGTTTGTTGCAGTTTCGAAAATCCAGCTGTGCttgaataaattgtattattattaatactgtatGTGCCAACATGTGGAAGTGACCGAATAAATGACAGTAGCTTACATGTTTGTACTTTaacatgtaaaatgttttcatatcaGGAACGAcctggaaaaacaaacaagtttGAAAAGGTTGTAAACTGTTTCAGGAAATAGTTTAAGACCAGCTGAACTGCATTACTGTCATATCTGAagtttactttatatatatattttattatacttaacCCATTTAATTCtactttaatattaataaatgcaaaatattcttatattctgttaaataaatctaaatgtttgactttttttttctgtcatgtgCTTTTCAGATGACTGGCAATAAAAGCAGGTGTCAAAACTCCATTAGTCAGGTGCTGCTGACTCTTCTTATC
The sequence above is drawn from the Labeo rohita strain BAU-BD-2019 chromosome 16, IGBB_LRoh.1.0, whole genome shotgun sequence genome and encodes:
- the LOC127178522 gene encoding syndecan-2-B-like, whose product is MRNIWIFLTLSAAVCLSSDKVLVSGQSPSLTDDIYLDDQQSGDYPLDDDDFTSGSGSGFSDTDDDEDTSTVIVRYPEFKADSTQEPVYSSSPSLDSSISKEQDKISIDTFIDSDVGQENTDHQTEKPRVTAEATSSPSVEKDADRRHEPHTENLFQRTEVLAAVIAGGVIGFLFAVFLILLLVYRMRKKDEGSYDLGERKPPSSAYQKAPSKEFYA